The Magnolia sinica isolate HGM2019 chromosome 3, MsV1, whole genome shotgun sequence genome includes the window GGAACTTAGAGAAGATGAATCTGGCGCTATTAAGCAAATGAGTGTGGATATTCAGGGTAGAATTGGGAGTTAGGTGGAGAGAGTTGCTGGGTAGAAAGTATGGGGTGGTGGGCTAAATCTTCTTGGCTATATTGTGCCTATTATTTGTGAAAGTTGGTGGCATCACTAAAACATCAGGTATGGAAAGGAATTGGGTTAAGTTTGGGGGATGGAAAAATAACAAATTTTGGGAGGATAAATGAGTGGGAGATATTAAACCCCCCAGAAGGAATCTCGGATGATGAAGAGGTGGAAGAGTTTGTTTGTCTCATGCCAGGTGCTTCACACGATGTCAACGCATCATGCAAGTGCCGATTCGCTTAGATGGTTGAAAGACAAATCAGGTACTTTCTCAGTGAAATCCTTCTATTGCTGGATAAGTGGTGGGAGTGAAGTTGCCGGGTTATGTCCGACGAAGTTTGTACGGGGATACGGCGCTCCATTGAAGGTGGCGGCGTTTGCTTGGCTAGTGGGGAGAAATAAGGTGCTAACTATTGACAGTCTTTGCAAAAGGAATCTATGCCTTCCGAATATCTGCTTGCTCTACTTTGAAAATGCATACTTtgtggatcatcttttcattcattgctcTTTTGCAAGAGCAGTttggaatgattttttttttcaattgtttGGAGTAATGTGGGTGTTTCTAGGTTCAATAGATGCTTTTTTGCTATCATGGCACGGTGGAGGTAATGGGAAAAGGGGGGCAAAAATATGGAGACTGGATATGTTGGCAGGGCTACGGGGTCTATGGACAGAGAGGAATGAGCTATGTTTTAGGAATCATAAAGGGAAACCATAGATGTGTTCAGTAGTGCTAAAGGTCAGGTTGTGGAATGGGCTTTGGCTAAAAATCTCTATTGCCATTTCCCAGTTTCATGGCAGTCTTTGTAAATTCCTGTGTAGTTGTATTTTTGGCTTCGGCCTTTTATTAATGAAATCATCATTGTTCAAAAAAATCCTCTTCCTCCCCTTTAATAAAATTATGTGAtttctcagaaaaaaaaaaaaaaaaaaggaagattcCAAAGGCTTCTTCATTCTAAACCTATTTCTTCTCCTCGTTGCTGCTTTTGCAAttcaatagcattcatatctttgtGTATAATTCACtaattttaatttccttttttttttttcaagttgttTTATTCTTGTAAATGTGTATGAATAGTTTCAGGCTTTATTTTGAAAATGGCAAGAGGTACAAGGGCCCGACGTAGGCTTTCTTCCCGTCAATCCAGGCCAACCCCATACCCATTACCATCATACAGTTGGAAGGGTCTTGAGAAGGAAGCGATCCAGAAGAACTCATCCAAAGCTTTGGAGAAAGACTGGGAAGACGCTACCTGTTCAGTGTGCATGGAATTCCCTCACAATGCTGTACTGCTGCTTTGTTCATCTCATGACAAGGGCTGCCGACCATACATGTGCGGCACCAGTTATCGCTATTCCAATTGCCTTAATCAGTTCAAGAAGGCATACACAAAAGTTATGTCACCCCCCCATAGTCAGGTTCAAGACGATCTATGGCATGAATCAGCAGAGAACTCAAGTGTCGGTTTAGGTGCTGGCTGGCCAAATGAAAAACATGTGGTTACGGAGCTTGCGTGCCCCTTGTGCAGAGGGCAggtaaagggatggacggtggtTGAAGCTGCACGTGAATATCTCAATGCCAAGAGGAGGAGCTGCATGCAGGATGACTGCTCATTCGCTGGTACATACAAAGAGCTCAGAAAGCATGGGAGGGCGGAACACCCATCTGCACGGCCACGTGAGGTGGACCCTGTACTCGAACAGAAATGGAGTAGGCTTGAGCGTGAGAGAGAGTGCCATGACGTGATCAGCACTATAAGATCATCGATGCTAGAGGCAATGGTGTTAGGGGATTATGTGATAGAGGGGGGACGTCTAGGCTTCCATACGGATGAGGGACAAGTTGATGAAGATGGGAATTATGAGATGGGTGTGGAGGAGAGCAATTGGCTCAATGTCCTCTTCCTCTTGCAAGCATTTGGGTCCACCGGGAATGCAAGTTTCAGGTCACGCCTTAGGCAGCTTGAGAGGGGTCACCGCACATTGGAGGAAGGGGGCACTGGCAGCAGCCCACCCATTCCTAGCACTAGGGATGGTGTTGCTGCTACATTTGAAGGAGAGGGTGTTTCTCCAGCTAGTCAAGGGAGAGTATTGGGCTTGGGGAGGTCTGAAAGGCGGCAGCGGCGTAGGAGCCGGCAGAGATCAGTAATAGATGTGAGCCGAAGAAAATGGAAAAGATAAGGCGGGGCAGCCAGGCATAAGTTGGTTTGTCATTTGGCAGAAATGTGAAATGATGCTGTCTTATTCCCAGTATAAACTTGGATTTGCCCACCATTTTATCAAGTCTGGAATTGGTGATGTTAATGACTGATGTCAGTCTGTTGTTTCTGTTTCTAATCTATAGTCGCTGTATGGTTTTCTCCTGTTTATTGTAATTAGCATATGATGTTTTCCTCGTGTAGCATTCATCACCTGGTAAAATCTGTGTTTAGTGTTCAAATAATTCCGTCTGCCATTTATTATTTCACAAGCCTAAGGTTGGATGAGAAAGATATAAAAGTCTGACACCACTAATAAAAATCTTGATTCCTGAACATGCTTGttgttaggaaaaaaaaaatctgatcaCGTTCATGCTAGTGGATCTACAGATTGCCAACCAGCAGAGGAATGGTTGGGGCAAAAAAAAAGGAGCGTGCACATTCTAATGTTGTTAAAATCGATAGATTGGACGGTTAGGTCAGCATTGGGACTACAGATTATCATGCGATATGACCCATTCATGACAGGACACATCCAGGAGGGAATGGTGGAGATTGCTGCCTAACATGCTCATTACCACATACCAAAAGATCAGACATCACATAGATGCCTTGTTATGGGCAGAGTACAGTGTGGGCCACCCAAGAGACAAATACATTGATATAATGTCTGATATTTTTGGTTCACAATTGAATTCATCATTTCACCATCTTCAAAACACAATCGCAAGACATCCACCAGAAACATGCTATGTTTGTTTCACTGCTTAGTATATAAACTGTTTCCAAGATTTCACCAGATGGGGCTAATTTCCAGAATTTTCCCATAAAAAATCACCCTTTGGGAAGATAAATAGGCATTTGCCAAAAGAAAAGGACAAAAAAAGAACCACGGGAAGaatctcccaaaaaaaaaagagagaacatTACAACAACAGCAGGATGTGCATCAGATAAAAAGCTTCCAATCTGCATCTTGCATGCCTCACATGAGCTGCAGGAATCCTTGATTTGGCTTATAGGGGCTTGCCTGTCATTATACCCATACCAGCCAACCGAAATTGAAACTGCACCCATGAAGTTCCAATCTTTCGACAGTGATCAAAGGTGCTGTATTGAAGACCGCAAGCAAATGCAGTAATAGAACTGCCAAAGATGATCACGAGATTCTGATTCAGTTCTATTATGTTTGGGGAAAAATTTTCCACCCAACAAAATCTAGAGGAAAAATATAGCATTCTTGATCCAATAATATGCACATTATACTTGGGTTTGCAGTTTTCAGCAAGGGGGCCAAGGGTTCACCCATCCAAATATTGGCTGTTGAGTCCCACCATTTCTGTGCCCCAAAAATCACCAAAATAGTCCGATCCTAACCTTTTAATTTGTGTTCTGCAAAATGGTTGAGAAGAGAAATATAGCAACAGTCCATAGCCCGAGATTGTTGGCAAGGACACCTTACCTGGGAAATTTTCAGTGAATGGTCCAGTCCATCCATGTTAGGTAGCATTAGACCAACAGTCTTGTCCATCCATGTTAGGTAGCAATAGACCAACAGTCTTGATAACTGTGAACCATCACCTTGTTCTACCAACTGAAAACCAAGTACTATGCACCTCTAGAAACAACGCCATAGGCACTCTCAAAAAACCTCTAGAAACAACGCCATATGCACTCTCAAAAAACGCTCCAAAGCAATAGCATCTAGAGCCATGTGTTTAAGCAGTTTCAGAGTGCAACTCGCCTGGAgacaaaaattaaaaaaccaGTATGACTCAGCCCCAACTAATTTCTACTTGTTCGGAGTGGTTCTGACTCAGGCTGGGTTTTGGCTCTGACTTGCCCAGTGACTACTGACTCATTTCATCGCCCACTGAAACTAATTAGTCAACTTGGTATGGAACAATATTCAGACCCATGACCCATACAAAGCAAAACACATAAATCCTCAACGAACAAAAGAGACAGCAAAGGATCAAATGCAGCCAAATAAAATTTAATATCCAGCCTCATTTACCTTGGATCATCGGAAGTTGATGAACATGTTGCTTAAGCCCGTTTGTTGTTATGCGGAGAAACTGGGCCCATTGAAGTTGGCAGTGGCCTCCTCCCGAACGGATGGTCTAATAACTCAGATACAGAGGGTCGATCTTCTGGTTCAACTTGTAAGCATTTTTGGATGAAATCCCTTGCTTCTCTTGACAGAGAATTAGGAACAGGTGGCGGTTCTCCATGACCAAACCTATATAATGCTTGCATCTGTCACATCACAGAACCATTTAAGTCCTTCCAATCAGCATTCTAGAGAGGGGTGCAGAGCACCATTTGTGTGGTTGTTTTAGTGAGAAGGAGATTTAACTAAATTATCAAATGTGAGGCAACAGCTGAAAGTTAATATCCAAGAGATTTGAGTGCTTTAAAGAAACAACGGCCAACTAACAAATCACATCACGCATTCAAGAGTTAACAATAGGCACTCTTAACAGCTCTCATCTGTCGTAAGCATTCAAATTAATCAGTTTCAGCCCGTCAGCCAACCACAAAAGCAGGCGAGTAAGCCTGACAGCCTGCAAGTCGTAGAGCCTATACCAAGGTCGAGCCTTCATGATTTCTTCTGTTGAAAGTTATAGTCCACGGTGCAACAATGTAATAGCATCCATGGGGAGGAAAGAGGGCTAAAATACAAATGGCCACTGTGGCATATGGATTGCACAGAATTGTGGATGACAATCCTGGCACCAACTCAATATGCAGAAAGCAATGCGGCAACACAAACAGCAACAAGGGTTGAGTTGACACCTAATGGCTTTTGACAAAGATTGGCCACTCGAACAAATTTGTGGTTTCACACATGCCAATCAAACCATGTAAGAACAAAATGTACTCGATGGAGTGTGCTCATCACTCCAAAAACAATGGTCCAACTAGCAGTGCCAATCATAAAACCGAATTTGGTGAGGTCAGgcaattctgatccatgattgaAATACCAATAACTGGAGACAATCAGACATCTAAAATCTGAACATTGACTGGCCAAGGTGGTCCATGGGAAGCACAAATTGCATACCACATAAAGCAGGACACGGTGTGGAAGGGCCGTTATTGACCGCAGGGTAAGGTCAAGATTGCATACCGGATGAACAGTAGAATGCGCCAACTGTAACATGTACTTGAACCAAAAAGGGGAAAAGCACAATTTTAGGACCTGGATCGTAAACCTGGTTTGGAGCTAGGGAGAAGATAGAGTTTCAATTAGCCCAACAAAAAGGTAAtgaaggggcattttcacaccgggcttgagtggggtggcatgtgggatgcaagggcacactcggggtgggcggcctgtgtaaAGTAGGTAgcttgtgtgaggcggaacccatgtgatgtgagggccatgaggggggttcggccaaggtcctaacgcatagaatgtggggcctgggctatgagataaagggattgattcgcaatactctatcagttcgagtttttagagcaagtgattagttgtcctacatcaaagtggtatcataggggaggtctcgtgttcaagactcctcaccgggggtaattaatgcaggggcattttcacaccgggctcgagtggggtggcctgtgggttgcaggggcacacttgaggTGGGCGGGGATTGcttcttttagatttttaattaaagTTGTGCTTAGTTGCCCAAATATCgcgaaattttatgatattttgtatctgattaataatgaaatttaatgatatttgatgcaaccaaacacaacctaaaataatagaaaaaataagCAAAGATTAAgcataaaggtaaagaaagaggcAACTTAACTGATTTAATACTATtgcttatattattttattaaaattgttGAAAAGATtgactaaaatcattgaaaagattaactaactTTTATTAAGCTATACTACATAGCATGAGCTACACACTACATGGCGAAGCTATTTAAAATAAATTCTTTAAAGAGTATCAACCCTAACACTGGAAGGCCCCAAGCATGATGGTTTTCAGTTCACCATTTCCATCTCTTACAACTCCACTGATCCGGACGCCCAGATTTCCAATTAAGCTTCAGTCTGAACCAATCAGTGTTTAAGTTCTGAACCAAGTTGCAGATAAGGAATAGAAAGTCCAAATTTTTTGGTGCAATGCTGATTGCTGAGTTTTGATTGGAGACTTCTTTCGATCATAAGAAGAATGGATTCTGAAGGAAACCAGTGCAAAGCTAATATACCATCTGCTTCCAGTTGTCCTGTGAATGCTTCAGCAGGGACTAGGATATGCGTGTTGACATTTCTCTCTTCAGAAGAAAGATCAGTTTCAAGGGCTCAATTTCCCACTTTGCATACAGCTTACAAAAATACGTTTGCACATcacttaaaaagaagaagaagaagttgacaAGAGAGTATGTAAGAGCCTTCTAATGTCGGCATCTCAGTCCTTGGATGCATAGACAACATTAACCAATCAAAAACTCTGAGAATGACAAGTTGCATATTACTTTTTCAGCACTCCCTAGTGGAACCTGGTTAACAAAATTTTGGAGAGGTGCTGGTCCATAGTAAAAATGTTTCAATCAAGATATAAGAGGCTATAACAGGTTCTTCAACACACTTAGTATCCACCCCGGCGAATGCTTAGTTAACATCCACACCAGTAAACGTGTCACATGTATGCAACATCTGAGGCATGCATAAGGTGGCATCAGTTTTGTGAATAGACCAGCAATTTTACTGCAATTAATGCCATAGAACTGTTAATTTTAAATCTTAAGGTTACCAAAATGAAACTGATTACTCTAGGTAATTGTAGCTTTAAATCAACAGTTTCCTCAATGTTTTATAATTTGTACTACTCAATCAGAAGCTAGAAGTTTGCAGAAGCCAGAAAAGTGTTGCTTTTGATCCAGGTAAGACGCAattcaaataaaaaccaaatagaaTCTCACAGAAAAAGAAAGGACTGTTTTACTATTACATCCTAAAGTATGCTGTGATATCCATGAACAAGTAAATTAGTGCAAGGAGCAAAAGAAATTGGCTAGACTCATATCACACGAAAATATCATAACTTATTGAAGATACATTACTCACCCATTCAAATTGAGAGTAGGGATGAGTACGGGTTAACATCTCTAAGACACTGCAACCAAGGCTCCAAATATCAGCTGCAAGCCCATAGGTCTTTCGAGGATTGACCACCTGTAGAAGTGCACAAACTTGATTGGGACAAAATGCTAACAATATACGCATGCACAATGTGTTTCCTCATCTCAAAGTAAAGGCGACTCTATTCACAGGGCCCGTCCAGCTGAGAGAACCTCCTCCCAGTCGAGATTTGTTGAAGGATTCGAAGTAATAAGAAATATGCCCATGACGATAAGCTGACAGATCATTCTAAGTACAGCGTCCTTATTTTCACAGTGTGAATAGAAACTACTAAGTATTGGTGTCCAGCAAATATTGTTGAAGGAGACGATCAGTAGCATGTTGAGTGAGAAGAAAGGTCTATCAGAGAGTGAAATTATCAATTGGTTGCTAATCCACACATCAGCCATCGGCAATttgaacattaaaaaaataatatataaaaaaaaccctGCATGAAGAACTGTTTGGTTCTTTCAAGACACTTCAAACACTCTAATACTTGAATCTCCACTGTAATGATTCTACACTTGCATGACAATAGGATCCCAAATTTCAGGAAACTGTTTTATAGTTCTTTACAATTATTTAAGGGGACTCTTTTTGAGTGATCGAGGTGAATTTTTATAAAATGGCTTAAGCTCGGCAATGGTTTTCATGTCCTTAAAACACTTTTCACTTGAATTATGGGATTTTATGTACAATTACTTGATAACTGttctttgaagaaaaaaaaaatggatcttTTCAAAATGTGAATTGAATTAAAAGAATTTTAGGCACTACAAGAAGCTTCTTCATGTTGAAGGAAGCATTGTGTACTGGAGTGAAGGTGAGAGAGGAGtggtaatgtaggggcattttcacaccgggctcgagtggggtggcctgtgggatgcaggggcacaatTTGGGTGGGCGGCgtgaggcgagacccatgtgCCCACGAAGGGAGGGGGGGTTCGGCCGGGACCTaacctgatgtagagcgggtcgcggacagtttcatggccaagatgaatcagaaaaggcccggtcgacgacagaggtgatctgaaccgtcggaccttagatcgggcatatctcgcaatccggaatgagttatctgacgtaaaatgtatgattttggggtagaacgagctactttagccaaccaaccctgctatgccaggttacgcaagccggatttgcgaaaaaccgctggatcgacggtcgtttccctattttactttcatttttactataaatagtaagttttagtttgattataactcttcatccgttgggctttaggagttgcgcccaacgtgaaaagagcttagaataattaggagaacggtttggtgaagccaaataggacacttactatttttggccgaaaaccttgcgcactagtagacatcacgaccgtctataaatagtaagtttactatttatagtaagtcgcgaattctaggagttttggttgtagtttgattctgatttctttcccattgcttggtacccctatttaaagggttgtgaactcgtttttattcattcattaatcaatttcaaatttattagaatttatttctattttctgctttcttttctcgtggattcgagaagtcttt containing:
- the LOC131239477 gene encoding uncharacterized protein LOC131239477; translated protein: MARGTRARRRLSSRQSRPTPYPLPSYSWKGLEKEAIQKNSSKALEKDWEDATCSVCMEFPHNAVLLLCSSHDKGCRPYMCGTSYRYSNCLNQFKKAYTKVMSPPHSQVQDDLWHESAENSSVGLGAGWPNEKHVVTELACPLCRGQVKGWTVVEAAREYLNAKRRSCMQDDCSFAGTYKELRKHGRAEHPSARPREVDPVLEQKWSRLERERECHDVISTIRSSMLEAMVLGDYVIEGGRLGFHTDEGQVDEDGNYEMGVEESNWLNVLFLLQAFGSTGNASFRSRLRQLERGHRTLEEGGTGSSPPIPSTRDGVAATFEGEGVSPASQGRVLGLGRSERRQRRRSRQRSVIDVSRRKWKR